cccagagcccccccaaaacccctcctgggccccccccaaaacccctgggccCCCCCTAAGCCCCCCAAAACTCCTCCTGGTTCCATCCAACTCCCtctgagcccccccaaactccccccaaaaccccctgggccTCCCCTGAGCCCCTCAAAACCCCTCCCGGGCCCCCCTaaccccccctgagcccccccaaaacccctcctgggccccccccaaaaccccctgggccctccccgggccccccaaaacccctcccgggtccccccaacccccccgggcccccccaaactcctcccgggtccccccaaaaccccctgggccccccctgagccccccaaaacccctcccgggcccccctaaccccccctgagccccccgaAACCCCTCCTGGGTTCCCCCAACTCCctctgagcccccccaaaaccccttccgGGTCACCCCaatccccccagagcccccccaaaacccctcctgggccccccccaaaccccctgggcaCCCCCTAAGCCCCCCAAAACTCCTCCTGGTTCCATCCAACTCCCtctgagcccccccaaactccccccaggtccccccaaaaccccctgggctcccccctggtccccccaaaaccacccctgggtccctccaacccccccagagcccccccaaaacccctcctgggccccccccaaaaccccctgggccccccctgagccccccaaaacccctcccaggcccccctaaccccccctgagcccccccaaaacccctcctgggccccccccaaaaccccctgggcccccccgagccccccaaaacccctcccgggtccccccaacccccccgggcccccccaaacccgcAGCTGGTTGCGTTCGTCCTCGCTGAGCTGCTTCTGGGCGAGCGTCAGGGCGGGCTCGGCGCCGGGGGTCCAGGCCAGCGTCCCCCGCTTGCGGAACCGGGGGCTgtcatctggggggggggggggacacggggacacagagGGGTCGGGGACCGGCTCggtgtccccaacgtcaccccccacccccctgtgtccccccaaactCACCCAGCTCGAAGGAGTGCTCCAGGGGCAGGGTGAGCCCGCAGGTCTCGGGGTCACGGCCCTcgccgggctgggggggacaagggggtgacgttggggacggggggtgacttggggacaagggggtgacgctggggacggggggtgacgctggggacaagggggtgacgctggggacaaggggtgacgctggggacaggggggtgacgttggggacggggggtgacgctggggacaagggggtgacgttggggacagggggtgacgttggggacaaggggtgaggttggggacggggggtgacgttggggacggggggtgaggttggggatggggggtgacgttggggacaagAGGTGaggttggggacggggggtgacgttggggacggggggtgacgttggggacggggggtgaggttggggacggggggtgacgttggggacggggggtgaggttggggacggggggtgacgttggggacaggggggtgacgttggggacggaggatgacgttggggacgggggggtgacgttggggacaggggggtgacgttggggacggaggatgacgttggggacggggggtgacgttggggacggggggtgacgttggggacaaggggggtgacgttggggacgggggggtgacgttggggacgggggggtgacgttggggacaaggggggtgacattggggacgggggggtgacgttggggacgggggggtgacgttggggacaaggggtgacgttggggacggggggtgaggttggggacaaggggtgacgttggggacggggggtgacgttggggacgggggggtgacgttggggacgggggggtgacgttggggacgggggtgacgttggggacaaggggggtgacgttggggacggggggtgacgttggggacgggggggtgacgttggggacgggggtgacgttggggacaaggggggtgacgttggggacggggggtgaggttggggacaaggggtgacgttggggacgggggtgacgttggggacggggggtgacgttggggacgggggggtgacgttggggacgggggtgacgttggggacaaggggggtgacgttggggacggggggtgacgttggggacaaggggggtgacattggggacgggggggtgacgttggggacgggggggtgacgttggggacaaggggggtgacattggggacgggggggtgacgttggggacgggggggtgacgttggggacaaggggtgacgttggggacggggggtgaggttggggacaggggggtgacgttggggacggggggtgaggttggggacaaggggtgacgttggggacggggggtgacgttggggactgggggggtgacgttggggacgggggggtgacaTTGGGGACAGGGGTGAcattggggacggggggtgacgttggggacgggggggtgtcgttggggacgggggggtgacgttggggatgGGGGGTGTCGTTGGGGACGGAGaatgacgttggggacggggggtgacgttggggacgggggtgacgttggggacaaggggggtgacattggggacgggggggtgacgttggggacgggggggtgacgctggggacaagggggtgacgttggggacaggggggtgaggttggggacgggggggtgacgttggggacggggtgtgaggttggggacggggggtgactttggggacggggggtgacattggggacagggggtgacgttggggacgggggggtgacgttggggacaagggggtgacgttggggacaaggggtgacgttggggacgggggggtgacgttggggacggggggtgacgcTGGGGACGGGGGTGAcgctggggacggggggtgacgctggggacggggggtgacgttggggacaggggggtgacgttggggacgggggtgacgttggggacagggggtgacgttggggacagggggtgacATTGGGTTGCGGAGTAAcattggggatgggggggtgacattgggggacattggaATGGAGTGAGAGTGACATTGGGGACAAAGTGGGGGTGACATTGGGAACACGGGGTGACATTGGGGACACAGAGGGTGACATTGGGGCCAGGGCGGGGGTGTCATTGGGGATGGGGGGTGAcattggggacgggggggtgacattgggggtggggcaggggtgACATTGGGGATGGGGGGTGACATTGGGGACACAAGGGGTGACATTGGGGCCAGGGTGGGGGTGTCATTGGGGATGGGAGGTGAcattggggacgggggggtgacaTTGGGGACACACGGGGTGAcattgggggcggggggtgacattggggcagggggagtgacattgggggacattgggaTGGGGGTGACATTGGGGACAGGGGTGACAttggggtcagggtgggggtgTCATTGGGGATGGGGGTGACATTGGGGACGGGGGTGACATTGGGGCCAGGGCAGGGGTGTCAGCGCCTCCCACTGGGGAccccgggatggggacacccccTCCGCCCTCATGAATATTAACAAGCAAACCAAAACTTGTCTCCTCCTCATGAATATTAATGAGCAAGCCAAGCCTTGGGTCCTTCCTCATGAATATTAAGGAGCAAACCAACCCTTGGATCCCACCCTCATGAATATTGATGAACTGACTCGAGGCCATGCTGCTGACCATCCAGCATGAATATTAATGAGCTACAGACGCTAATAACCGCCTGCTCATGAATATTAATGAGCACCACGGGCGACTGCTCGGCCTCTCAAGCACTACCAGCGTGGGGCAGTGTCCGCCCTCTTGTGAATATTAATGAGCTGACCATGGACAAGCCCCCATCTCATGAATATTAATGGCCTAACACGAGACAAGGCTTGCTCTCATTAGTATTAACGACACCACACATTACACAGCGCATCTCATTAATATTAATGAGCTGCCCCTTGGTACCGCCTCCACCCTCATCTGCATAAGCCACTGTGGGGCAGTTCCTGCCCACTCCTGAATATTAATGAGCTGACACCTGCTAGAACTCGCTCCTCATTAATATTAATGAGCTGCCATTGCACCTACCCCACCCCCTTATGAATAGCAACGAACGGGCGCAGGGCAGCGCCCCCAACCAGTGAGAGTCCCGCCCCCTCATTAATATTAACGAACCCTCACCCGTGAGGACACGCCCCTCATTAATATTAACTCGCCGCCACAGGGCCCGCCCCCGCTCCATCCCGGGGCGGGACCCGCCCCCTCACGACCACgaccgccccgccgcggggcagcccccggcccccccggccccccggcccccgccgctcaCCCGCAGCCCGGGCccgccccggcagctcccgccgccgcccagcgccgccgccgcccccagcAGCGCCAGCACCAGCGCCGGGGCCGCCATCTTGGCCGCGCGGGGCACGACGGGACGGGGGCGGGGCaaagcggggcggggcggggcggggcaaagcggcagcggggcggggcgggggcggggcaaagccgggcgggagcggggcaaagcggggaggggcggggcacggcgggagggggcggggcgcgaAGGGAAGGGGGCGGGGCGCGAAGGGAAGGGGGCGGGGCGCGAAGGGAAGGAGGCGGGGCTGGTCGCGCGCCCTTCCCGCCCGCCGCGCCGTGGTGCGCGAGCCCGCGGGCGCCATCTTGAGGCGTCCCGGCGCCATCttgagcggcggcagcggcgcctCCCCGGGGTCTCCCCGAGCCCTCCCGGGGCCTCCGTGAGCTTCCCCCGGGGCCTCCGTGTCTTTCCCCGGGGCCTCCGTGTCTTTCCCCGGGGCCTCCGTGTCTTTCCCCGGGGGTCTCCGAGTCCTTCCCGGGCTGCCCCCCCACCTCCTACCCCGGTATGGGCCGGCTGTGgcgctgcctggcccaggggGAGTACGGGCACCTGCGGGACTGCCCGCTCTTCGAGAGCGACTTCCTGCAGGTGAGGGGCAGCCCCGTGTACCCCCCCCGGCCTGTGTCCCCTCAGCCctggccctgtgtccccccccctgTCCCCTCAGCCACGGCCCCGTGTCCCTCTTGCCTGTGTCCCCTCAGCCCTGGCCCTgtcatccccctcccccccagcctgtgtcccctcagccccagctgtgtccccaccAACCTGTCCCCTCAGCCATGGCCCTGTGTGTCCCTCCCCCCCGGCCTGTGTCCCCTCAGCCAcggccctgacccccccccaacctgtcccctcAGCCATGGCCCTGTTCCCCCCCACTTGTCCCCTCAGCTgtggccccatgtcccccccccgcctgtgtcccctcagccctggccctgtgtcccctcccccagTCTGTGTCCCCTCAGCCATGGCCATGTccccctgcctgtgtcccctcagccgtggccctgtgtcccctccccctgcctgtgtcccctcagccgtggccctgtgtccccccacctGTCCCCTCAGCCatggccctgtgtcccccccccccgcctgtgtcccctcagccacggccctgtccccccccccccgcctgtgtcccctcagcCATGGCCATGTCCCCCTGTCTGTGTCCCCTCAGCTGTGGCcctgtgtcgtcccccccccgcctgtgtcccctcagccgtggccctgtgtcccccccccgcctgtgtcccctcagccgtggccctgtgtcccctccccctgcctgtgtcccctcagccacgaccccccccccagccctgtgccctctTACCCGTCCCCTCAGCCATGGCCCCCTctctcctgtcccccctccccgcccgcgtCCCCTCAGCCGTGGCCACGTCCCCCTGCCCACGTCCCCTCACCCATGGCCCCCAACAGTCCCAttcccccccccatctccccaacaccccccccccatccccacctgccccccttcctcccccctccatAGCCCCCCTCTACcgcagccccacgtcccccccccccaaaccgtgtccccgtccccgcaggtGACGCGGAGCGGCGAGGCGGCCAGCCGGGTGACGGTGGGCATCGCCGccaccagccccctcctcccgctccccgaTCTGATGCTGCTGGCGCGGCCGGTGCCGGCGTCGCCCCCCCAAACCGAGGAGCTCCAGCTCTTCGGGtgagccccccacccccttcttccctcccaccagcaccccaatattgtgccaccccccccccacacaaCAGATGTATTCCTCTCTCTCCAGGCTGCTGCCGCTGTCctgcgtccgtctgtccctccaCAGCCACCAGTGTCACCAGTTGCGGGCGCGCCTGGTTACCGGTCGCACTTTCTACCTCCAGCTGCTGGCGCCGCCCCGACGCCTCCATCGCCTCTTCGCCCGCTGGAtccggctcctcttcctcctccgtgACCCCGGTGggtgccccccgggacccccagacccTCGGGGACTCCCCGGGGTGGTGGGGGACCCtcgggacccccctggggacagggcgGAGCTGTGAGAgggggcgcccgcccgcccccccaaATAAAGGTGGAAGGGAGATGGTGTCACCCCCCCCCATGCTGTCACCAGCCCTGCCGCAACCCCCcaaaaggacagacggacgtggGGGTGCAAACTGGGGGTCACCCCCATTGTCACCCCTCTTCcccagcccggggaccccccaaaaggacagacggacgtggGGGTGCAAACTGGGGGTCACCCCCATTgtcacccctctcccccagcccagggaccccccaaaaggacagacggacgtggggggggcccccaaaaaggacagacggacgtggGGGTGCAAACTGGGGGTCACCCCCATTgtcacccctctcccccagcccggggaccccccaaaaaggacagacggacgtggGGGGTGCAAACTGGGGGTCACCCCCATTgtcacccctctcccccagcccggggaccccccaaaaggacagacggacgtgggggggggcccccaaaaaggacagacggacgtggGGGTGCAAACTGGGGGTGACCCCCATTgtcacccctctcccccagcccagggacccccaggaaggacagacggacgtggGGGTGCAAACTGGGGGTCACCCCCATTgtcacccctctcccccagcccggggacccccaggaaggacagacagacatggggggggccccccaaaaaggacagacggacgtggGGGGTGCAAACTGGGGGTCACCCCCATTGTCACCCCTCTCCCtcagcccggggaccccccaaaaggacagagggacatgggggggggccccccaaaaaggacagacggacgtggGGGTGCAAACTGGGGGTCACCCCCATTGTCACTCCTCTCCCTcagcccagggacccccgggaaggacagacggacatggggggggccccccaaaaaggacagacggacgtggGGGTGCAAACTGGGGGTCACCCCCATTGTCACTCCTCTCCCTcagcccagggacccccgggaaggacagacggacatggggggggccccccaaaaggacagacggacgtggGGGTGCAAACTGGGGGTCACCCCCATTGTCACCCCTCTCCCtcagcccaggg
Above is a genomic segment from Calonectris borealis unplaced genomic scaffold, bCalBor7.hap1.2 HAP1_SCAFFOLD_347, whole genome shotgun sequence containing:
- the LOC142077627 gene encoding ER membrane protein complex subunit 10-like, producing MAAPALVLALLGAAAALGGGGSCRGGPGLRPGEGRDPETCGLTLPLEHSFELDDSPRFRKRGTLAWTPGAEPALTLAQKQLSEDERNQLRAVAAREGLYRLRIPRKPPGEGGGAQFVTSFVRAVSGGPGHPPI
- the LOC142077626 gene encoding Golgi-associated RAB2 interactor protein 5A-like, yielding MGRLWRCLAQGEYGHLRDCPLFESDFLQVTRSGEAASRVTVGIAATSPLLPLPDLMLLARPVPASPPQTEELQLFGLLPLSCVRLSLHSHQCHQLRARLVTGRTFYLQLLAPPRRLHRLFARWIRLLFLLRDPGGCPPGPPDPRGLPGVVGDPRDPPGDRAEL